The Setaria viridis chromosome 2, Setaria_viridis_v4.0, whole genome shotgun sequence DNA window ccctatctctctcactccctctcGGCACACACCAGGAACACCATGTCCCTCATGTCGTTtatgatcccgactagatgtgcatctagagatcctaggcacgcGTCTAACAGAACTTAGTACCCAAGCTTAGGAATATTTTAGGGAAAATAATTGTACTTACCACATGTTCCACTGTACAGGGTGAAATGGTTGTTGCTTGATGCGTGGTGGCTTGAATTATCTCATGGGGTACACGTTTCACCGCCAAACAGCTTCATGGAGACCTGGACTTGCTTCAGCTGTCTGTTTCTACTGAATTATCATGTAGTTGCAATGCAATGTGGCTTACTGATTTCAGTTGTTTCGCCGTAACTTTTGGTATACTCGGTCATTTATTACTTGTTGTCAAGCTATGAACTTCTTGTCTTAAGTCTGAACTGGATGTCATGACAAGTATTAATGCCAACGGCTAGCTGCTGTAAGTTCTTCTCCATGGAGGCTAATGGATGCCTGTGAATTGTGGTTTAACATATGCAATGATACTTTATCTTGATGGGAGCTATGGTTTTCCTATTTTTACTGAATGTTTGTAAGGCTGTTTATGTGGGCTGTTGGTTGCGATTGTGGGGCTTCAGCCTTCAGGGTATCGTTTATGGGTGCACGTTGTGTTGAATGACAGCATATATCACGTGTGTACTCGATGCACATATTGTGTGTTTCCTTTTCAATTGGAAAAAGtctttgtaatttttttatgcCGAACTTTCAATTTTTTATACAGAAAAAAGTTTTTGTccatttctttttcattttcctgCGTAAGCAGTGCAACCACGCACACTTATTAGCTTACACCTACTAAAAAGTAACAACATTCCATTTCACTAGCTATCGGGATTATCCGGTGACCCCAACTCAAAACACAGATGGTACTATGAGTGACTTACGCCAAACTCATCGTACGTAGGTTGTCACGGCCGGATTAATAATAACCTGTTTCGTGCCAAAACCATCTCATCAATCAACGATAGCTTAAGCTCCCGCACTCCTGCGGCTGGAGCACCAGCTCCCGGTTCGACGAAACGCCGCGTCAAGCAAACCGGCAGGCAGCGCCCTGAGATCACCACAACTCCAGAAACAGATGAAACGGCGATGTGGCCTGTGGGTGAGTCGGTGTGTCAGAGCACTggagcagcactgcagcagcaggGGAGGCGAAGGAGACACTCGCGTGACGCTGAAACGATGGCAACGCGACCGAACGAAACGTAGATCGAGCACTTGtagcgcgccggcgcggccgcggcgtcgttGCGAGTTTCCGACCTTGTCAGGGGCACAGGGCGTCCGGCCCCGTCCGCCACGAGTCATCATGAACCCAGGAGAGCGAGAGCGTCTGCCCAGACGCAGACCGAATAATGGAGGACGGCGACCGCCACGTACGGCAACCTGCTGCAGACCGCCAACGGCGTCGGCGATCCGGTTCCATACACGAACTCGCTCCTCTGCCAACGGTTCCCTCCCCGGTCGCCGTGTCCTGTCCGTGTACTTCTACATAAACACCTTTTGTCTTTGTTCTTTTTTCACACAGTCGACCGAAGCACGCAAGTGGTAGATGAAGTCAACCGAGTTCCTTCCAAATGCCGGGAAGAGCCACTCAAGTCAACAACCATGTTCTAGTACCATTACAGTTCTTCGAAAGCTACGTTTGCCATAGGAGAAGGAATAATGAAGGGAGCCTTGATTTGAAGAAAGTAAGCACTTTGACAACTTGGAAGCAATCAGATCGCCCCCGTTTTCAACTTGGTGGCAACGAAATATATGCGCGTTTCCATCGTATATGCGCGTTTCCATCCTAGCAAGACCACATAGACCTAAGACCTGCAGCAGCCTACAGGCGAATTTTAGGATTATTTATTCGCCTGCCATCCGTTCTTCGATCAGCGCGCGCGCTCGTGTTCTCTCCCGAACGAGATGAACACGGTGAGAAATCTCGTGCGTTTCCTTCTCGTCGCGGCCATCAGCACCGTAGCCTGcgtcgtgctgctgctgcagcgctcgccgtgcccgtgcgacagcggcgccgtcgtcgcgccggcggcgcgtggAGACCTGGCCGTCGCGGGTGGTAATGGAAGAACCCAACAAGCTCATCCCAGCGGCATGGTAATATAATAATCGACCTTGATCTGCCTTCATTATATTATTTCTCTTCCATGAATCGTCGTCTTGCGAAACTCAATACATGTTGGCGTTCCTGTGTCTGTAATCGATCGATCtgagcagcaggcggcggctgcTTCACCTAGAGACAAGGACGACGGCGAGCTGGCGCAGGTGCTGCGGCGAGCGGCCATGGAGGACAACACCATCATAATGACCTTCACGAACGAGGCGTTCGCGGCTCCGGGCTCGCTCATGGACCTCTTCCTGGAGAGCTTCCGGGTAGGCTTGAAGACGGAGCAACTGCTGAAGCACCTGGTCATCGTGGCCGCCGACGCCAAGGCGTTCGCGCGGTGCCGGCAGGTGCACCCGCACTGCTACGCGCTCGCCATGGGCGCCACCAACTTCACGGGGGAGCAGCGGTTCATGGCCGGGGACTACCTGGACATGATGTGGCGCCGGAACCGGTTCCAGGCCCGCGTCCTGGgtctcggctacagcttcgtcttcacGGACGTGGACATCGTCTGGTTCCGCAACCCGCTGCTGCGcatccccgtcgccgtcgactTCGCCATGTCCTGCGACATGTTCTACGGCGACAACCCCTACGACCTCAACAAGAGGGCCAACGGCGGGTTCGTGTACGCCAGGGCCAGCGCCAGGACGGTGGCGTTCTACGACGCCTGGTACGAGGCCCGGGAGGCGCACCCGGACAAGAACGAGCAGGACCTGTTCGACAAGCTCAAGCGCGAGCTCTCGGCGCggagcggcgtggcggcgcagtTCGTGGACACGGACTACCTCGGCGGGTTCTGCGAGAGCGGTAAGAGGAGGGACTTCAACAAGCTGTGCACGTACCACGGCAACTGCCTCGTCGGGCTCGGGGCCAAGCTCCAGAGGCTCCGCGGCGTGCTCGACGAGTGGAAGGAGTTCAAGGCCAAGGCCGGGAAGCCGGGCAGCAACGTCACCGCTCTAACGGACTGATTGATTGTCTTCAGCTTTATACCGGACAAATTGCACGACGATCGACGTGGTCGTATGAGATTTTTGCATTGCCATATAGCGGGGTTTTTTTAATAAACCACTAGCACACAACAATTCTACCACCTTCGTGCTTGAAACATACTTCTCCATGCTTGGATGATCGAGGCCACGACGTTGAGGAGCGAGCTTGCTCAGCGAGAGCGTGCGGCATGCGCAAAGGTAAACGGACAGGCACCGTCGAGAAGCAACTCGCCGAGCACGCCAAGCTTGCATTggcgttctctctctctctctctctctctctctctctctctctctctctctctctctctctctctctctctctctctctctctctctctctctctctctctctctctctggcatGTTTAAAGTGGTCAACGGATCCGAACCACACAACCACGCATAGGCAGTCAGTAGGCTTGGCAGCtgcttgcaaattgcaattcAACAATGGCGACAAAGAAACATCAGGTTTACAACCACATGCATGGTCGTCTCTGATGCAGAGAACGGGCGCGCGGCAGGTGGGCTCTGCGTGTCTTCCAGGTCAGCTGCTCCACGCATGAAGCCTCTTATAGGCAGCCTGTTGAATTGTGTAGTGGTATGGTTAATCCCACTACTAAAAACGATTTGTTGGGGCACTTCATTTTTTCTAGGGCCGGGTGAAATTGCCACCCGCACCTACAAAATGGATGCGGTTATTGTAGCATCCGCCCTGCTCctggagaaccatttgcaggggTGGACCATAGGGTGACCCACCCCTGAAAATGGGGCGATTTTCAGGGGCTGGTGACGCCGTCACCCATCGTTGAAAATGCTCTTTTCAGGGGCGGGTGACGCGGATGACAGCGTCACCCGCCCCTTGAACTGGCCCCCATTTTCAGGGGCGGGTCGTCTCGTCACCCCTACAAATTGTTCTCCAAGGGTGGATCGCCGAAATGGGCGACAAAAACAGCCAGCTGGACTTCCTCCTCCTACCGACAGCATAGTCACTACTCGAGAGAGGTGCTGACCAAAAATCGAAAGAAGCTCAGAAGGTGGGGAAAGATTTTCAACTTGGtttccttggagttggagcttaTAGGAGGTAAATTGATGTGAATTCCTTGTCTTTTTTAAGCTTATTGCATAGGTTTTAGACTCAAATGGAGTTCCATATAGATCTAGATCTCCAGGGTGTGGATTAGCCATTTGGAGCTCCATTTACCTCGATCTTTTGGATGAAGTTAGGTTATTTTGGTAGGAGAACAAGATTATCTAACCATTTGGACTCAACTTTGATGTTTTAGCCTCGTTCATGAATGATGAATTTCCTAGAtccatggaggagagagaagaagatttgattttttctatattgacacatgcatgatataattttcatttttGTCAAGAATTTGTGGGACAAAacaagttgacatggatgaggaataattgtttttcattttttccaagATTACTATATTTTCATCAATTTAATAGGAAATACTACATGTGTATTATATATTTAGTACTTGTTTGTTTAACATTTATGATAGTTTTAATcaagttgacatggatgataTTTTCATTAGGAAGTGGTACATGtgtgtaattatatatatagtatttttATTAGGATAAAATAAGTTCTTGACATGGATAATATTTGTATTTTGTGTAATTTTTTTGATGTTCAGATAGATGGATAGGACATGGATGTACCAAGCACGAAGAATGGACGCCTTCGTCCTCCCGACGTGCCGTCGGGCCAGCCACCTCCTTCCCACCGCTTCCGTCCTCCCGACATGCCGCCGGGacacctcctccccgccgccgacgccgcctccaCCCGAGTTCCCCGGTggtttttttcatttttttcattttttcaaataaattcaTTAAGGAAAATGATAAGCATTGACTAGACAAACCTTAAATATGTATTGGATTATTAAATTTGATGCTTCTCTATTATCATATATATCGTTCTGTGCTCAAGAATATAAATGTTATAGGATAGGGGTTGTGGTACAAATTTGAAATTGTTacctttttcatttttattccatgcaattgcaataggataataaatatgttataaTTAGTTATCACAATGTacatgagatctaaaccaacaattgtttccattattttggacaaTCTTTTATTCTTAGCATTTCATGAATTATGATGTTCTACGGCGTAATTAttattgaagttgatgtttgtggaataatcataatctatctTATAAAaatttatttggatagtttgggctaactatggcaagtagAAGTTCTTTTCACCATGATGGTGGCGGTCGTGGAGGTGGAAGGGGAAACTGTTGATGACAGTTAGTGCgtcaagttgtgaaccgcaaaagcacggatcatcgtagcttttcccttagagtattccatctaaggtttatcaatccgtcgATCGGCAGCAAACTaactagggttctctatctaACTAAATGGATCCAATCCTATCACgaagcatgaattgcatataaCAGTAAACCCAATCGTGAGATAAGTATTATAGACAGGGTAAACagatcacatccatatatatgaggtaacacaaccaaaggtagTATGAGCCTATTGTCTTCTTGTTATAGTTCCAACAAAAGTAGTAACCAATCTAcgtagcaccttgataaagagtcatctctcagaaaggTGGCTCacaagcggcctactttcttgtggtcaccactgCGAGGTGTGTGTTAACACCTCTAGTTTCTCAAAGTTTTACCTCAaacgactcccacaatactagacatcgatcctactcaacattaagGAATCATTCGACCTTTTCCCTCCCACATGTTGTCACCACACGAAGttaatcacaccgacttcctatgcactactaagatgtatccgcaagacataaactaatcaccatgattacatctattcctactaagaacatatgctggctagacatatgagaataagcatgcatcatagtagatcaaagtaagcacaagattagattgatatcaccatcgtgtgtatataagccttgatgatcacaaggctcg harbors:
- the LOC117845742 gene encoding uncharacterized protein At4g15970 gives rise to the protein MNTVRNLVRFLLVAAISTVACVVLLLQRSPCPCDSGAVVAPAARGDLAVAGGNGRTQQAHPSGMQAAAASPRDKDDGELAQVLRRAAMEDNTIIMTFTNEAFAAPGSLMDLFLESFRVGLKTEQLLKHLVIVAADAKAFARCRQVHPHCYALAMGATNFTGEQRFMAGDYLDMMWRRNRFQARVLGLGYSFVFTDVDIVWFRNPLLRIPVAVDFAMSCDMFYGDNPYDLNKRANGGFVYARASARTVAFYDAWYEAREAHPDKNEQDLFDKLKRELSARSGVAAQFVDTDYLGGFCESGKRRDFNKLCTYHGNCLVGLGAKLQRLRGVLDEWKEFKAKAGKPGSNVTALTD